A stretch of Miscanthus floridulus cultivar M001 chromosome 13, ASM1932011v1, whole genome shotgun sequence DNA encodes these proteins:
- the LOC136500553 gene encoding serine/threonine protein phosphatase 2A 57 kDa regulatory subunit B' theta isoform-like: protein MIKQILGRLPKKPAKSGEKELAGAGPSLPSPTSDARTTTDLTMSSRLVNPSNYASTATNPGQSDAARAGGLGAGVSNGFVASSAGYEALPSFRDVPASEKPGLFLRKLAMCCVVFDFVDPTKDVREKEVKRQTLLELVDYITSATGKFPEHVVQEVIRMVSVNLFRVPTPAPRENKALESFDMEEEEPVMDPAWSHLQIVYELFLRFIQSPETDAKLAKRYIDHGFIIRLLDLFDSEDPREREYLKTILHRIYGKFMVHRPFIRKAINNIFYRFIFETEKHNGIAELLEILGSIINGFALPLKEEHKLFLVRTLIPLHKPKCVAMYHQQLSYCVTQFVEKDCKLADTVIRGLLKYWPITNSSKEVMFLGELEEVLEATQPAEFQRCMVPLFRQIARCLSSSHFQVAERALFLWNNDHIEGLIKQNSKVILPIIFPALERNTKGHWNQAVQSLSLNVRKIFMDHDPTLFEECRKKFEEEEAQEAGVRSKREARWKRLEEIASSKSPQ from the exons atgattaagcaaatactcGGCCGGCTTCCCAAGAAGCCGGCCAAGTCCGGCGAGAAGGAGCTAGCCGGCGCGGGCCCGTCGCTGCCCAGCCCGACGTCCGATGCGAGGACCACCACCGATTTGACCATGTCTAGCAGGCTCGTCAATCCCAGCAATTACGCCTCCACGGCCACAAATCCAGGCCAGAGCGACGCGGCCAGGGCCGGCGGCCTCGGCGCCGGCGTCAGCAACGGGTTCGTGGCCTCATCAGCAGGGTACGAGGCGCTGCCGAGCTTCAGGGACGTGCCAGCGTCCGAGAAGCCCGGGCTGTTCCTCAGGAAGCTGGCCATGTGCTGCGTGGTGTTTGACTTCGTGGACCCGACCAAGGACGTGCGGGAGAAGGAGGTCAAGAGGCAGACGCTGCTTGAGCTGGTGGATTACATCACCTCGGCCACGGGCAAGTTCCCGGAGCACGTCGTGCAGGAGGTCATCAGGATGGTGTCTGTGAATCTGTTCAGGGTGCCGACCCCTGCCCCGAGAGAGAACAAGGCGCTCGAGTCGTTCGATATGGAGGAGGAAGAGCCCGTCATGGACCCGGCATGGTCGCACTTGCAGATTGTGTATGAGCTGTTCTTGAGGTTTATTCAGTCTCCCGAGACGGACGCGAAGCTGGCCAAGAGATACATTGACCACGGTTTCATTATCAGGCTTCTTGATCTCTTTGACTCGGAGGATCCTAGGGAGAGGGAGTACTTGAAGACGATCCTTCACAGGATATATGGCAAGTTCATGGTGCACCGCCCATTCATTAGGAAGGCGATTAATAATATCTTCTACAGGTTTATATTTGAGACAGAGAAGCATAATGGTATCGCAGAGCTGTTAGAGATTTTGGGGAGTATAATTAATGGCTTTGCTTTGCCGCTCAAGGAAGAGCACAAATTGTTTTTGGTCCGAACACTGATTCCGCTCCACAAACCGAAATGTGTTGCCATGTACCATCAGCAACTGTCGTACTGTGTAACTCAGTTTGTTGAGAAAGATTGCAAGCTTGCTGATACTGTCATAAGGGGTTTACTCAAGTATTGGCCCATCACAAATAGCTCAAAGGAGGTGATGTTTTTGGGTGAGCTAGAGGAGGTGCTGGAAGCTACACAGCCAGCAGAGTTCCAGAGGTGTATGGTGCCACTTTTTCGTCAGATTGCCCGCTGTTTAAGCAGTTCTCACTTTCAG GTGGCAGAGAGGGCTCTCTTTCTATGGAACAACGATCATATTGAGGGTTTGATCAAACAGAACAGTAAGGTTATACTGCCCATAATCTTTCCAGCGTTAGAACGAAATACGAAAGGCCACTGGAATCAGGCAGTTCAAAGCTTGAGTCTAAATGTTCGCAAAATATTCATGGACCATGACCCAACACTGTTTGAGGAGTGTCGCAAGAAGTTTGAGGAAGAGGAAGCTCAAGAAGCTGGCGTGAGGTCAAAACGTGAGGCTAGATGGAAGCGCCTAGAAGAAATCGCCTCGTCAAAGTCTCCTCAGTGA